In Salirhabdus salicampi, a genomic segment contains:
- the pdxT gene encoding pyridoxal 5'-phosphate synthase glutaminase subunit PdxT gives MVKIGVLGLQGAVREHVRSIEACEAEAVVVKRTEQLQEIDGLVLPGGESTTMRRLIDKYGFLSELQKFGNEGKPIFGTCAGLILLAKEINGQTGGHLQLMDIKVERNAFGRQRESFEADVQVKNIADDHNAVFIRAPYILDVGNNTDVLATYNEKIVAAQEGHYLACAFHPELTDDHRLMEHFVQMVKSSKEQLATS, from the coding sequence ATGGTTAAAATAGGTGTATTAGGACTTCAAGGAGCTGTAAGAGAACATGTCCGTTCCATTGAGGCATGTGAAGCAGAGGCAGTTGTCGTTAAACGTACTGAACAGTTACAAGAAATAGATGGTCTTGTTTTACCTGGTGGAGAAAGTACGACAATGCGTCGCTTAATTGATAAATATGGTTTCCTTTCTGAGTTACAAAAGTTTGGCAATGAAGGAAAACCGATATTCGGTACATGTGCAGGTCTCATACTTTTAGCAAAAGAAATTAACGGTCAAACAGGCGGCCATTTGCAGTTAATGGATATAAAAGTAGAACGTAATGCCTTTGGTAGACAAAGAGAAAGCTTTGAAGCCGATGTGCAAGTTAAAAATATTGCTGATGACCATAATGCTGTTTTCATCCGGGCACCATACATTTTAGACGTAGGAAACAATACGGATGTTTTAGCCACTTATAACGAAAAAATTGTAGCTGCGCAAGAAGGCCATTATTTAGCATGTGCCTTTCATCCTGAGTTAACAGACGACCATCGGTTAATGGAACATTTTGTACAGATGGTGAAAAGTTCAAAGGAGCAACTTGCAACGAGTTAA